The sequence GGAGGCTTTTCATCCAAGTTTTGCCGAGGGCGCGACGGAGTCGCGCCCGCAGCGCAAAAGTTGGGTGACGATCGATGTTCTTTTGACCGACGGTCCTCTTCCGTCGAGTATGGCAAGTTTCACTGTCGTCGTCGGCGATCCCGACTCTGGGTCGTCGTATCAGCTCGAGGCGGAGGAACAGGACGCGAATCGGTTTATCGGCAAGTCGATCGGCGAGGAAGTCGACGGCGGTTCGGTCGGTCTCGACGGCTACACGCTCGAGATCACCGGCGGCTCGGACGACGCCGGGCGACCGCTGAACCCCGAGGTCGCGGGCTCGAACCTCAAGGAAGTCCTGATGAATGAGCGCCAGACGGGCTACAAGCCGTCCCGCGACGGCGAGCGCCGCCGTATCACGGTTCGCGGCCGCGAGGTCTCCGACGCCGTTGCACAGATCAACGCCTCGATCGTCGACCGCGGCAGCACCGATGTCGACGAGCTGCTCGGCGACGCCGAGGACGGCGAGTAACAGACGAGTTTTTTCGGCTTATGGCAGATCGAATTGCGAGCGACCATCCGTCAGTGCAGACGGTTCGGTCGACCTGCGCGGAGACGACGACGGGCGTGCGCCTCGAGATCCCGGCCGACAACCGGGAGGCGTTTCCGACCGACGAGGTCGTCCGGATCGTCATCGAGGGCGAGGAACTGTTCGGCCGAGTCGAACGGGCGTTGACCGGCGACGACCTGTCGATTCCGGGCGTCTACGAGACGCCAGACGCGGCGCGCGATCCGAGCGGGGCGACGGATCGGCTTACCGAGTGGGTCGACGCGGGAAGCGTCTCGAAGGGCGGCTCGGTACTGATCGACGTCGTCGAGCCCGACTTCCTCTACGGGCTGCGTGCGCCCGGCGAGACGAGCTACTACGACGCGTACGAACCGCCGAGCAGCAGCTTGAGCGATATCGCGAAGGATCTCGAAGAGCAGTAACGGCTCGAAGCCGTCGTCAGCGAGCGGATATCCGAAGGGAAGCCAACGATCGACAAACGGCGTCGCTACTGTGTTCTGATATCGGTGCGATCGGTAAAATTCGATAGCGCGGCGAGTAGCCGCCGCTCAGAGCCGCGGCAGGAACGCGTACAGCAACAGTCCGAAGGCCAGATGCTGGACCATCGTTCGCTCGACGGTCGATCTGACGTACTCCTCGTCCGTGATGGAGTACTCCTTGGTTCGAACCTTCGCGTGCATCGACAGCACGCCCTCCTCCTCCAGCGCGTGGAGGCACGGATAGACGGTGCCGGGACTGAGTTGGGCGCCGAAGAGATGAGTCAGATCCGAGAGGAGTTCCTTGCCGTGGGTCTCCTCGTGTAAGGCGATCAGCATCAGGAGAATCTCGTCGAGATTCTCCTTGATCAACGCCTCGTCGAACGTGACGTCGTCGGTCGGCAGCGCCGCGTTGACCTGATCCATTAGCTCGTCGAGCTCGCGCTCGACGTCCTTGGTCGACTCCGCCGTCGTTCCAAGCGAGATATCGTACGATTCCGACTGTGAATCCGCAGTCGCCGCCCTCGACAGTTCGTCGAAGACGGACTCG comes from Haloterrigena salifodinae and encodes:
- a CDS encoding 30S ribosomal protein S6e, whose amino-acid sequence is MASFTVVVGDPDSGSSYQLEAEEQDANRFIGKSIGEEVDGGSVGLDGYTLEITGGSDDAGRPLNPEVAGSNLKEVLMNERQTGYKPSRDGERRRITVRGREVSDAVAQINASIVDRGSTDVDELLGDAEDGE
- a CDS encoding DUF7112 family protein, producing MADRIASDHPSVQTVRSTCAETTTGVRLEIPADNREAFPTDEVVRIVIEGEELFGRVERALTGDDLSIPGVYETPDAARDPSGATDRLTEWVDAGSVSKGGSVLIDVVEPDFLYGLRAPGETSYYDAYEPPSSSLSDIAKDLEEQ
- a CDS encoding PadR family transcriptional regulator, coding for MREETHNTESVFDELSRAATADSQSESYDISLGTTAESTKDVERELDELMDQVNAALPTDDVTFDEALIKENLDEILLMLIALHEETHGKELLSDLTHLFGAQLSPGTVYPCLHALEEEGVLSMHAKVRTKEYSITDEEYVRSTVERTMVQHLAFGLLLYAFLPRL